Proteins encoded within one genomic window of Halobacteroides halobius DSM 5150:
- a CDS encoding DMT family transporter, which produces MIKRRLKADLALLMVVLIWGSTFAIMKGIFNTITPVYFLTLRFGVATLILVIIFHKRLSSLDFATLKAGLVAGLFLFGGYAFQVTGLELTTASSAGFITGLSVVLVPLFSALFFRKVPPFMTWLGVILATLGLGLLSFEGQLLFNLGDFLVLLCACSLALHILLVDRYVQEKDAVLLAIVQIATVALLSSMWVGFKGSYQSVSSFEVWSSIIYMGALATAVAFLIQNKAQTFTTPTRTAIIFSLEPIFGALFAYLYLGEVISLQGYLGGSLIVLGMLLAEVKFKKIKEVVGMEGLK; this is translated from the coding sequence ATGATTAAGCGACGTTTAAAAGCTGATTTAGCTTTATTAATGGTGGTTTTAATTTGGGGTAGTACTTTTGCGATTATGAAAGGGATATTTAATACAATAACTCCTGTTTATTTCTTAACATTAAGGTTTGGGGTTGCTACTTTAATACTAGTTATTATTTTTCACAAGAGATTAAGTAGCCTTGATTTTGCCACATTAAAAGCAGGTTTAGTAGCTGGATTATTTTTATTTGGAGGTTATGCTTTTCAGGTAACAGGATTAGAGTTAACTACTGCCTCTAGTGCTGGATTTATTACTGGTTTATCAGTGGTGTTAGTTCCTTTATTTTCAGCTTTATTTTTTAGGAAAGTTCCCCCATTTATGACGTGGCTAGGGGTTATATTAGCTACTTTAGGGTTGGGGTTGCTATCTTTTGAGGGACAATTATTATTTAATTTAGGAGATTTTTTGGTTCTTTTATGCGCTTGTTCATTAGCGTTACATATTTTATTAGTTGATAGATATGTGCAAGAAAAAGATGCAGTTTTATTAGCTATTGTACAGATTGCTACTGTAGCTTTATTAAGTAGTATGTGGGTTGGATTTAAGGGTAGTTATCAGTCTGTATCTAGTTTTGAGGTGTGGAGTAGTATAATTTATATGGGAGCTTTAGCTACTGCTGTAGCTTTTCTAATCCAAAACAAAGCCCAAACCTTTACTACTCCAACTAGAACGGCAATTATTTTTTCTTTAGAACCTATCTTTGGAGCTTTATTTGCCTATTTATATTTAGGAGAAGTGATTTCATTACAAGGCTATTTAGGAGGGAGTCTGATAGTTTTAGGGATGTTATTAGCTGAAGTAAAGTTTAAAAAAATTAAAGAGGTAGTTGGAATGGAGGGTTTAAAATGA
- a CDS encoding nucleoside recognition domain-containing protein — MLKKIALIIFPLLIGVEVADEIGILDRLAQLFNPILKYFKLPKEASIPLLVAQIFGLTYGAGVILRSVEEDQLSASDLMTLAIFLVICHAAIEDTLLFAALGANGLIILGMRVVLAIVITYLYAKYFVEKDQLEIEKLREVDCC, encoded by the coding sequence ATGTTAAAGAAGATTGCTTTAATTATTTTTCCATTATTAATAGGAGTTGAAGTAGCTGATGAAATAGGAATTTTAGATAGATTGGCCCAATTGTTCAATCCGATTTTAAAGTATTTTAAGTTACCTAAAGAGGCAAGTATCCCTTTGTTAGTAGCTCAGATTTTTGGTTTAACTTATGGCGCAGGGGTTATTTTGCGTAGTGTTGAGGAAGATCAATTAAGTGCTAGTGATTTAATGACGTTGGCTATCTTTTTAGTAATTTGTCATGCTGCTATAGAAGATACTCTATTATTTGCTGCTTTAGGGGCCAATGGCTTGATCATATTAGGAATGCGAGTAGTTTTAGCAATTGTAATCACTTATTTATATGCTAAGTATTTTGTGGAAAAAGATCAATTAGAAATTGAGAAATTAAGAGAAGTTGATTGTTGCTAA
- a CDS encoding PilW family protein, with the protein MQNRGFTLIEIMLLLAVSGIILSSLVVVNQTMLRTWQSNKLQASLEQELRVSMNSIVKHLQSALKIKRVTTNKISFLDQQAKLRVIYYQSNTGLCLDSDLNVISKRISNLNYKLLNQLLVIKLEIAEQGQSLSLKTAIKLQEKQL; encoded by the coding sequence TTGCAAAATAGGGGATTTACTTTAATAGAGATTATGTTGTTACTGGCAGTTAGTGGAATTATCCTAAGTTCTTTAGTAGTAGTTAATCAAACAATGCTTAGAACCTGGCAGTCTAATAAACTACAAGCTAGTTTAGAGCAGGAGTTAAGAGTAAGTATGAATAGTATCGTTAAGCATTTACAATCTGCACTAAAGATTAAAAGAGTAACAACTAATAAAATTTCATTTCTTGACCAGCAAGCAAAACTGAGAGTAATTTATTATCAATCGAATACTGGTCTATGTCTTGATAGTGATTTGAATGTAATAAGTAAGCGTATTTCTAATTTAAATTATAAGTTATTGAACCAGCTATTAGTTATTAAATTAGAGATTGCAGAGCAAGGGCAGAGTCTAAGCCTAAAAACAGCAATTAAGTTACAGGAGAAACAATTATGA
- the pilM gene encoding type IV pilus assembly protein PilM, with amino-acid sequence MLSFFKSKLPLGLDIGASNLKVVELAPTSSLPKLEQFLIRRREDNNLKNQLVQIKKEFNFSTDKMVIGIGGPSLIIRRINLPNMSEDELAEAISWQVDDYLPLPIDKTVFDYQVINREDGELELILVAAPKEVIQERIKAVEQAGFKVHSIAANPLVLRRILPTAKLVEQKSLVLINLGAKTTELIALEEGKFHFRRSFNFGGTDFTSEIREKKELSFREAESYKFKLKDKALISNSLSKLISDVKRSLKYRGILTTTEQLLVTGGGANLKILVNLLAKELDLNIGSFNSLGQIQFSPQEFSPHLLHKKLPKLSVSLGLALREVQTDDKFIARRA; translated from the coding sequence GTGCTATCTTTTTTTAAATCTAAGTTACCCTTAGGATTAGATATAGGAGCTAGTAATCTTAAAGTTGTAGAGTTAGCGCCAACTAGTTCTCTACCTAAGTTAGAGCAATTCTTAATCAGAAGAAGAGAAGATAATAATTTAAAGAATCAATTAGTTCAAATAAAAAAGGAATTTAATTTTAGTACAGATAAAATGGTAATTGGTATTGGTGGGCCAAGCTTAATTATTAGAAGAATAAATCTACCTAATATGTCTGAAGATGAATTAGCAGAAGCTATTAGCTGGCAGGTTGATGATTACTTACCATTGCCGATAGATAAGACAGTATTTGATTATCAAGTAATAAATAGAGAAGATGGAGAGTTAGAATTAATTTTAGTAGCTGCCCCCAAAGAGGTCATTCAAGAAAGAATAAAAGCAGTAGAGCAAGCAGGATTTAAGGTCCATTCTATAGCTGCTAACCCCCTGGTCTTAAGAAGGATCTTACCTACAGCGAAATTAGTAGAGCAAAAGAGTTTAGTTTTGATCAATCTGGGGGCCAAGACTACAGAGTTAATTGCCTTAGAAGAAGGTAAATTTCATTTTAGAAGGAGTTTTAATTTTGGTGGAACTGATTTTACCTCTGAGATTAGAGAAAAGAAGGAATTAAGCTTTAGAGAAGCTGAAAGTTATAAGTTTAAGTTAAAAGATAAGGCCTTAATTTCTAATTCTCTATCTAAATTAATTTCAGATGTAAAGCGCTCATTAAAATATAGGGGCATCTTAACAACTACAGAGCAGCTATTAGTTACAGGAGGAGGAGCTAACCTAAAAATTTTAGTCAACCTTTTAGCTAAGGAGCTGGATTTGAATATAGGAAGTTTTAATTCTTTAGGTCAGATTCAATTTTCTCCTCAAGAGTTTAGTCCTCATTTATTACATAAGAAATTACCTAAGCTATCTGTTA
- a CDS encoding shikimate dehydrogenase: protein MNKQLTGLFGYPVEHSLSPAMHNAAFKELGLNSTYLPFAVKPDNLKEAVRGIKALNIKGVNLTIPHKQKVISYLDQLSNEAKLIGAVNTIENQEGKLIGHNTDGRGYIRALQEEAKFNPSGKKVLVIGAGGAARAVAFQLSLEGINELYIANRTIEKAKGLVKDIKTKVSLNQVQPLPLSDNKLADIIKKLDLIIDTTPVGMHPQTDVEPVISAKLLHSNLLVSDLVYNPQETVLLQEAKKVGAETLSGLGMLLYQGVIAFEIWTGKKAPKKVMRRALEEGLKNNI, encoded by the coding sequence ATGAATAAGCAACTGACAGGATTATTTGGTTATCCAGTTGAACATTCTTTATCTCCAGCAATGCATAATGCGGCATTTAAGGAGTTAGGACTTAATTCGACATATCTACCTTTTGCTGTCAAACCAGACAATTTAAAAGAAGCAGTTAGAGGAATTAAGGCTTTGAATATTAAAGGAGTCAATCTAACGATCCCCCATAAACAAAAGGTGATTTCTTATCTGGATCAACTTTCAAATGAAGCTAAGTTGATTGGAGCAGTCAATACTATTGAGAATCAAGAGGGTAAACTAATTGGTCATAATACAGATGGTAGAGGGTATATTAGAGCATTACAAGAAGAAGCGAAGTTTAACCCATCAGGAAAGAAAGTATTAGTTATTGGTGCAGGTGGTGCTGCTAGAGCTGTTGCTTTTCAACTTAGTTTAGAGGGGATTAATGAATTATACATTGCTAATCGAACTATAGAGAAAGCAAAAGGACTGGTTAAAGATATTAAAACTAAGGTTAGTTTAAATCAAGTGCAACCATTACCTTTATCAGATAACAAATTAGCAGATATAATTAAAAAGTTAGATTTAATAATTGATACTACCCCTGTAGGGATGCATCCTCAAACTGATGTAGAACCAGTAATTAGTGCTAAACTGCTTCATTCAAATTTATTAGTCTCTGATTTAGTTTATAATCCCCAAGAAACGGTTTTATTGCAAGAAGCTAAAAAGGTAGGAGCAGAAACTTTGAGTGGTTTAGGGATGCTTCTCTACCAAGGAGTAATAGCTTTTGAAATTTGGACAGGAAAGAAAGCTCCTAAAAAAGTAATGAGACGAGCATTAGAGGAAGGGTTAAAAAATAATATTTAA
- a CDS encoding prepilin-type N-terminal cleavage/methylation domain-containing protein: MKRQAGFTLIELMMVIAIISILATLGIPHLNTYLQHLKLSGAVNKLVSDLQLARQNSIITEIKYGIVFDLDRNQYLLVKSKVDPKIIDRVDFKEVTFKEITFPTYELIATGERAIFFKKLGNLDGHNGRVVLELDNLAPRQIIFSSNAGQLTIR; the protein is encoded by the coding sequence ATGAAAAGACAAGCTGGATTTACTTTAATCGAATTGATGATGGTAATAGCAATAATCTCTATTTTAGCTACGCTAGGAATTCCTCATTTAAATACCTATCTACAACACTTAAAGTTAAGTGGGGCGGTCAATAAATTAGTTAGTGATCTACAATTAGCTAGACAAAACTCAATTATAACAGAAATAAAGTATGGAATTGTCTTTGATTTAGATAGGAATCAGTATTTATTAGTTAAATCAAAAGTAGATCCTAAGATAATTGACAGGGTAGATTTTAAAGAGGTTACATTTAAAGAGATTACTTTTCCTACTTATGAATTAATTGCTACTGGAGAAAGAGCTATCTTTTTTAAGAAACTAGGAAATTTAGATGGACATAATGGTCGAGTAGTATTAGAATTAGATAATTTGGCCCCACGTCAGATTATATTTTCTTCTAATGCTGGACAATTAACTATAAGGTAG
- a CDS encoding nucleoside recognition domain-containing protein, protein MVETIKRGFKKALDSYLALVKIIIPVYILVTFIKYTGGINYLAQIFKPMMKLVGLPGEAVLALLTGYLLNIYGALAVIASLDLTVREITILGTMLGIAHSLIIEAAVIKKINGRLIALISLRVILSIVAGFILNLLL, encoded by the coding sequence ATGGTTGAAACTATTAAGCGAGGGTTTAAGAAAGCATTAGATAGTTATTTAGCATTAGTAAAAATAATTATTCCAGTTTATATATTAGTTACTTTTATTAAGTATACTGGTGGAATTAATTATTTGGCTCAGATTTTTAAGCCAATGATGAAGTTAGTTGGTTTACCTGGAGAAGCGGTATTAGCTTTACTAACAGGTTACTTACTAAATATTTATGGTGCACTTGCAGTTATAGCTAGCTTAGATTTAACTGTTCGAGAGATAACTATTTTAGGGACTATGTTAGGAATTGCTCATAGTTTAATTATTGAAGCCGCTGTGATTAAAAAGATAAATGGTAGATTGATTGCTTTAATTAGTCTAAGGGTTATTTTATCTATAGTAGCAGGGTTTATTTTAAATTTATTATTATAG
- a CDS encoding type II secretion system F family protein produces the protein MNFYYQAVSKDGERIKGSLQANSKKRVANRLKSEGYYIMEIKQSTKPTVSWLRKLKGITDEELALFSRQLTTLLKSGLSLINVLSVLEEQITNIKLKQAIIEVNQDIQAGNSLAQALAQHNKLFPQLMIDLISVGEKEGILEQVLEQVTSYLEARTELRQRLRSILVYPLFILITSLGVIIFLFLFVLPTFSSVFADYNLQLPLVTRYLLQTVSFIKTNFYLLLGIAVSSLIAIISYLKTQAGQKQLDQIILKSPLVGNLMLKILLVRLTRTLGIILKGGGGLLVGLDNLQGVANNQILEEKLGKLQTKVEQGQSLSFLLESDDLFPKLLTQMVKVGEQTGELGPMLLKVADYYNQELKYELEMLVSLVEPLIILLLSSFVFIVLISVLLPLFNLINFI, from the coding sequence TTGAATTTTTATTACCAAGCTGTTTCTAAGGATGGTGAAAGAATAAAGGGAAGTTTGCAGGCAAACTCTAAAAAGAGGGTAGCTAATAGACTAAAAAGTGAAGGCTACTATATTATGGAAATCAAGCAATCTACAAAACCAACAGTTAGCTGGTTGAGGAAGTTAAAAGGAATAACTGACGAAGAGTTAGCATTATTTAGTCGGCAGTTGACTACCTTATTAAAATCTGGCTTATCATTAATTAATGTTTTATCTGTCCTAGAAGAGCAAATAACCAATATTAAATTAAAACAAGCAATCATAGAAGTTAATCAGGATATACAAGCAGGAAATTCTCTAGCGCAGGCTTTAGCCCAACATAATAAATTATTCCCCCAACTAATGATTGATTTAATCTCTGTAGGAGAAAAAGAAGGAATTTTAGAACAAGTCTTAGAGCAAGTAACTTCATATTTAGAAGCACGAACTGAGTTAAGGCAACGATTGAGGTCCATTTTAGTCTATCCTCTCTTTATTTTAATTACTAGTTTAGGGGTTATTATATTTTTATTTCTCTTTGTGTTACCTACTTTTAGTAGTGTATTTGCAGATTATAACTTACAATTACCTTTGGTAACTAGATATTTGTTGCAAACAGTAAGTTTTATTAAGACAAACTTTTATTTACTATTAGGGATAGCCGTATCTAGTCTAATAGCAATAATTAGCTATTTAAAGACGCAAGCAGGCCAAAAGCAATTAGACCAGATAATTTTAAAGTCTCCGCTAGTAGGTAATTTAATGCTAAAGATATTATTAGTTCGTTTAACTCGTACTTTAGGAATTATTCTTAAAGGGGGTGGAGGTTTACTAGTTGGGCTAGATAATCTCCAGGGAGTAGCTAATAATCAAATTTTAGAAGAGAAGTTAGGAAAGTTACAAACTAAAGTAGAGCAGGGCCAATCTTTAAGCTTCTTATTAGAAAGTGATGATTTATTTCCTAAATTATTAACTCAAATGGTTAAAGTAGGTGAACAAACAGGAGAATTAGGGCCAATGTTGCTTAAAGTAGCTGATTATTATAACCAAGAATTAAAGTATGAGCTTGAAATGTTAGTTTCTTTAGTAGAACCGCTAATAATTTTATTGTTATCTAGTTTTGTATTTATAGTTTTAATTTCTGTGTTACTACCTTTATTTAATCTAATTAACTTTATTTAG
- a CDS encoding helix-hairpin-helix domain-containing protein produces MTKKEEGYILIFVFITLTSLGILLPVLLQLVSNEVIITKHYQQQIKNYYLVKGVMVVAKEEVSKQINKLSYISKENLDQLQIEGSIVLKDPNSSHQIKTEYLVKEIVDESSKLNLNLASQERLEELPEIGETISQRIVDHRLYNYLEELLNLSGIDNKLYEQIKDYLTLKTQGKINLNTAPIEVLNTLPGVGETLATRIIMNRIFTNIEELKDVEGVGPATYQQLEPLVKVDSNYFQILVRIKIPERELQTERLKIIKLD; encoded by the coding sequence ATGACCAAAAAAGAAGAAGGTTACATACTAATTTTTGTATTTATAACCTTAACTAGCCTAGGAATTTTATTACCAGTTTTATTACAATTGGTGAGTAATGAAGTTATAATTACTAAGCACTATCAGCAGCAAATAAAAAATTATTATTTGGTTAAGGGTGTAATGGTGGTAGCTAAAGAAGAGGTTAGTAAACAAATAAATAAATTAAGTTATATAAGCAAAGAAAATCTAGACCAACTGCAAATAGAAGGTAGTATAGTTTTAAAAGATCCTAACAGCTCTCATCAAATTAAGACGGAATATTTAGTTAAAGAGATAGTGGATGAAAGCAGTAAATTAAATCTTAATTTAGCTAGTCAAGAGAGATTAGAAGAGTTACCAGAGATTGGTGAAACAATAAGCCAACGAATTGTAGACCATAGATTATATAATTATTTAGAAGAATTATTAAATTTATCAGGGATAGATAATAAGCTTTATGAGCAAATTAAAGACTATTTAACCCTAAAGACGCAAGGTAAGATTAATCTTAATACAGCTCCAATAGAAGTGTTAAATACCTTGCCAGGAGTAGGGGAGACTCTAGCAACTAGGATTATAATGAATCGAATCTTTACAAATATTGAAGAACTAAAGGATGTAGAGGGAGTTGGCCCAGCTACTTATCAACAGCTAGAACCTTTAGTAAAGGTTGATTCTAATTATTTTCAAATTCTAGTTAGAATCAAGATTCCAGAGCGAGAATTACAAACCGAGAGATTAAAAATCATAAAATTAGATTAG
- a CDS encoding type IV pilus modification PilV family protein, with amino-acid sequence MVKERGFTLLEVVFAIAMLGCILIPLVTTFINSGKEIVAARFKTEAINLARWKLATQRVKEYSNLIDQSRTSFFSPEFSNYDYQIDIIKLSPNLKEVITKVYYQQRLKAKLVTIIAK; translated from the coding sequence ATTGTTAAAGAGAGAGGTTTTACTTTATTAGAAGTAGTATTTGCTATTGCGATGTTAGGTTGCATATTAATACCATTAGTTACTACATTTATTAATAGTGGAAAAGAAATAGTTGCAGCTAGATTTAAAACTGAAGCAATTAATTTAGCGAGATGGAAGTTAGCTACCCAAAGGGTTAAAGAGTATAGTAATTTAATAGACCAAAGCAGAACTTCTTTTTTTAGCCCAGAGTTTTCTAATTATGATTATCAGATTGATATTATTAAGTTAAGTCCTAATCTAAAAGAAGTGATTACTAAAGTTTATTATCAACAGCGACTAAAAGCTAAGTTAGTAACTATAATTGCGAAATAA
- a CDS encoding GntG family PLP-dependent aldolase, which produces MREVDLRSDTVTRPTAKMREVMAKAKVGDDVYREDPTVNKLEEKAAQALGKEAALFVPSGTMGNLLAVMTHTQPGDEIILGENSHIFCYEVGGLAKLAGVQAKTLADSSGIFSPKAMQEAIRDDNIHYPRTGLICVENTHNRAGGVAVSKVKLDDICNLAIKNNLPVHLDGARLFNAAAELEIDVKSLVKNVDSVMFCISKGLAAPVGSLLVGSKEFIMQARKNRKMLGGGMRQAGMLAAAGLVALEEMTNRIDDDHNLANKFAKLVKGLDSEMIRVRNVNTNFVILEVTDDIKGLITQLADRGVKISQFGPGLLRAVIHKDISNEDINYVVNQLVDVEGKFNE; this is translated from the coding sequence ATGAGAGAAGTTGATTTAAGAAGTGACACGGTTACAAGACCGACAGCTAAGATGAGAGAAGTTATGGCTAAAGCGAAAGTAGGAGATGATGTTTATAGAGAAGACCCAACAGTTAACAAATTAGAAGAAAAAGCAGCTCAAGCTCTAGGGAAAGAAGCAGCTTTATTTGTTCCTAGTGGAACTATGGGGAATCTATTAGCTGTAATGACCCATACCCAACCTGGAGATGAGATTATTTTGGGAGAGAATAGCCATATATTTTGTTATGAGGTAGGTGGATTGGCTAAATTAGCTGGAGTTCAAGCTAAGACTCTTGCTGATAGTAGTGGAATTTTCAGTCCTAAAGCTATGCAAGAAGCCATTAGAGATGATAATATTCATTATCCGAGGACAGGATTAATTTGTGTAGAGAACACTCATAATCGAGCTGGAGGAGTTGCAGTCTCTAAAGTTAAATTAGACGATATCTGTAATTTAGCTATTAAGAATAACTTACCAGTTCATTTAGATGGTGCTCGGCTATTTAATGCAGCTGCTGAATTAGAGATAGATGTTAAGAGTTTAGTTAAAAATGTTGATTCAGTCATGTTTTGTATCTCTAAAGGATTAGCAGCACCAGTTGGTTCTCTTCTAGTTGGGTCCAAAGAGTTTATTATGCAAGCTCGTAAAAATAGAAAGATGTTAGGAGGAGGCATGAGACAGGCTGGTATGCTAGCAGCAGCAGGATTAGTAGCTTTAGAGGAGATGACTAACAGAATTGATGATGACCATAACTTAGCTAATAAATTTGCTAAGTTAGTTAAAGGATTAGATTCAGAAATGATTAGGGTGAGGAATGTAAATACTAATTTTGTAATTTTAGAGGTGACTGATGATATTAAAGGGTTGATAACACAGCTAGCTGATAGAGGAGTTAAGATTAGCCAGTTTGGCCCTGGTTTACTTAGAGCTGTAATCCATAAGGATATTTCTAATGAAGATATTAATTATGTAGTTAATCAATTAGTAGATGTGGAGGGGAAATTTAATGAATAA